From Juglans regia cultivar Chandler chromosome 6, Walnut 2.0, whole genome shotgun sequence, the proteins below share one genomic window:
- the LOC109003316 gene encoding early nodulin-like protein 1, with protein MASLTFTFSSKLLLFMILCLSFNQFSFVAPAEFEVGGDHGWVVPKSKNDQLYNQWASENRFKVDDTVYFKYKKDSVLVVSEEEYEKCHSVHPLFFSNNGDSVFKLDRPGLFYFISGVSGHCERGQKMIIKVLETAHPPNQSANDNTTTDIPTQNNAAAAALVFDQNMNPISSPIILPFIVSFFGLLFV; from the exons ATGGCTTCTCTCACCTTCACATTTTCCTCCAAACTTCTTCTGTTCATGATTCTTTGTCTCTCATTCAACCAATTCTCTTTCGTTGCACCCGCCGAGTTCGAAGTCGGAGGCGATCATGGCTGGGTTGTTCCCAAGTCTAAGAACGACCAACTGTACAACCAGTGGGCTTCTGAAAACAGGTTCAAAGTTGATGACACTGTCT ATTTCAAGTACAAGAAAGACTCAGTTTTGGTGGTGAGTGAGGAAGAGTACGAGAAATGCCACTCGGTTCATCCCCTGTTCTTCTCCAACAATGGTGACAGTGTCTTCAAACTGGACAGACCGGGATTGTTCTATTTCATCAGTGGGGTTTCTGGACACTGCGAGAGAGGGCAGAAGATGATCATCAAAGTTTTGGAGACTGCACATCCTCCCAATCAATCTGCAAACGACAACACGACAACAGATATTCCAACCCAAAAcaatgctgctgctgctgcactAGTATTTGATCAGAATATGAATCCCATTTCTTCTCCAATAATTTTGCCCTTCATTGTGTCGTTCTTTGGGCTCCTTTTCGTCTGA